One window from the genome of Deinococcus arcticus encodes:
- the argC gene encoding N-acetyl-gamma-glutamyl-phosphate reductase → MHEQKTVAIVGGSGYAGGEFLRLALGHPQLRVTQVTSERQAGTPVGLVHPNLRGRTNLKFRRAAELEEADILVLALPHGHAAGRLAEFEGKAQVIVDLSADFRLKDPATYQATYGQPHPTPERLHEWVYGNPELRREELRGATRIACAGCFATSVILALYPLLKLGVLLPRDIIATGLVGSSAAGASATDSSHHPERAGSLRVYKPVGHRHTAEAQQELPGHFPLHLTAISTPRVRGILTTAHAWIPDGYSDRDVWSAYREVYSQEPFIRIVKVAKGIHRYPDPMLLDGTNYCDLGFEMDMDTGRVVLMSAIDNLVKGTAGHAIQSLNVALDWPETMGLEFAGLHPA, encoded by the coding sequence ATGCATGAGCAGAAAACAGTCGCCATTGTGGGCGGCAGCGGCTATGCGGGGGGCGAATTCCTGCGCCTGGCGCTGGGGCACCCGCAGCTGAGGGTCACGCAGGTGACCAGCGAACGCCAGGCAGGCACCCCCGTGGGTCTGGTTCACCCCAACCTGCGCGGGCGCACCAACCTCAAGTTCCGCCGGGCCGCCGAGCTGGAGGAGGCCGACATTCTGGTGCTGGCGCTGCCACACGGGCACGCGGCGGGGCGGCTGGCCGAGTTTGAGGGCAAGGCGCAGGTGATCGTGGACCTGTCGGCAGATTTCCGGTTGAAGGACCCGGCCACGTATCAGGCCACCTACGGCCAGCCCCATCCCACGCCAGAGCGGCTGCATGAATGGGTGTACGGCAACCCGGAACTGCGCCGGGAAGAGCTGCGCGGCGCCACCCGGATTGCCTGCGCGGGGTGCTTTGCCACCAGCGTGATCCTCGCTCTGTATCCGCTGCTGAAACTGGGGGTACTGCTGCCCAGGGACATCATTGCCACCGGGCTGGTGGGGTCCAGTGCGGCGGGCGCCAGCGCCACGGACAGCAGCCATCACCCGGAGCGCGCGGGCAGCCTGCGCGTGTACAAGCCTGTGGGCCACCGCCACACCGCCGAGGCGCAGCAGGAGTTGCCCGGGCACTTTCCACTGCACCTGACCGCCATTTCTACCCCGCGCGTGCGCGGCATCCTGACCACGGCCCACGCCTGGATTCCCGATGGCTACAGCGACCGCGACGTCTGGAGCGCCTACCGCGAGGTCTACAGCCAGGAGCCGTTTATCCGCATTGTGAAGGTGGCCAAGGGCATCCACCGCTACCCCGATCCCATGCTGCTGGACGGCACCAACTACTGCGACCTGGGCTTTGAAATGGACATGGACACTGGCCGCGTGGTCCTGATGAGCGCGATTGACAATCTGGTCAAGGGCACAGCGGGCCACGCCATTCAGAGCCTGAATGTCGCCCTCGACTGGCCGGAGACGATGGGTCTGGAGTTTGCAGGGCTGCATCCGGCGTAG